TTGATTGAAATTTGCATATCGTTTGTTCAGAGTTTACTGGCTGGAAATTTAGTATCTTTTCTGGGCCATCTGAAATATTTTTAAATTCCGGTAGGTTGGTATAAATGCGGAATTATAACCCCCCTGAAACCATTCCTCTCAATACTATATGAGGATGAAGCACTACTGGTTTTAGAAAAACCCAGCGGGCTTCTCAGTGTTCCGGGAAGAAGTGCTGATCATAAAGACAGCTTAGCTAGTCGAGCGCAATCACTATATCCAGATGCATTAACTGTCCATCGATTGGATATGGATACTTCAGGACTAATCGTAATGGCGCGCAGTGTTGAGGTACATAAGGCGCTGAGTGCTCTATTTCAAAATCGTGAAGTTAAGAAAACCTACTATGCGCGAGTATGGGGTGTGCCTGAAAATGTAAGTGGTGAAGTGAATTTACCCCTTATTTGTGACTGGCCAAATAGGCCGAGGCAAAAAGTAGATTTTGCCGAGGGCAAGCCATCTCTAACCCGCTGGGAGAAAGTCTCCAGCTCTGAAAACAGTAGCTTGATTCGACTTATGCCAGTTACTGGACGCTCTCACCAACTCCGCGTGCATATGCAGGTAATAGGACATCCAATATTGGGGGACCCCTTTTATGCCCACCCTGATGCATTGAAGGGGGCTTCGAGGTTACTGTTACATGCTAGCGAGCTGAAATTTTCTCATCCTGTAAGTGGAGAAGCATTGCATTTTACTAGTGAGTTGCCCGGAGAGTTTTTAATTGAATAATATGGCAAGAGGGGTTGTCAGAGAGATATAAAAAGGACGGCCATTTGGCCGCCCTTTTTATCGGTTATTTTTTATTCTTCATCGCCGCCATCAAAATATCACCCATGCTGCCACGGCCATTACCTTGCCCCCTTTCTGGGAGCGGTTGCCCTGCTGCTTATTGTAGCGTTGGGCTTGGCGGTTTTCGCGCTGGTCACCCTTTTTGATGCCGCCACTACCCTGCTCACCAGGCTCGTCAGATAAGCGCATGGAAAGGCCGATACGTTTGCGGGCAACATCCACTTCCATCACTTTAACTTTGACAATATCACCGGCTTTTACGACTTCGTGGGGATCTTTAACAAACTTCTCTGAAAGAGCAGAGATATGTACCAGGCCATCCTGATGAACACCGATATCCACAAAGGCACCGAAGTTGGTGACATTGGTGACGGTCCCCTCGAGCACCATTGCCGGGCGCAGATCTTTTATTTCCTCTACGCCCTCTTCAAATTTGGCCGTGCGGAATTCCGGGCGCGGGTCACGGCCGGGTTTTTCCAGTTCGGCGATAATATCGGTAACGGTAGGTACACCGAATTTTTCGTCGGTATAGTCTGCCGGATTCAGTCGGCGCAGGAAGCCGGAGTCGCCGATAAGGCTGTTAATTTCACGGCTGTTTTTTTCGGCAATGCGTTTAACCACGATATAGGACTCGGGGTGCACACCGGATTTATCCAGCGGAT
This DNA window, taken from Microbulbifer sp. VAAF005, encodes the following:
- a CDS encoding pseudouridine synthase, which gives rise to MVLEKPSGLLSVPGRSADHKDSLASRAQSLYPDALTVHRLDMDTSGLIVMARSVEVHKALSALFQNREVKKTYYARVWGVPENVSGEVNLPLICDWPNRPRQKVDFAEGKPSLTRWEKVSSSENSSLIRLMPVTGRSHQLRVHMQVIGHPILGDPFYAHPDALKGASRLLLHASELKFSHPVSGEALHFTSELPGEFLIE